A region of the Agrobacterium sp. RAC06 genome:
AGGCCATCAAGCGCGAGACGATCACCGAGGCGACCGCCGGTTGGTCCGACGCGGATGTGGAGACATTCGGGCGGCTCTATGCCCGCTTTACCGAGGGCCTGGAGGCGCAATTCAAGCGCTTCGAGCAGGACGAAGGCTGACGGTCTCAGGGCGGCACGGCAGCGCGCAGCTGGAACGGAAACGACCCGACCGGCACTCCCTCCCCCGAGAAAATGCCGGCCGGTCGTCATGGGACTGGTTGTTCACCACCCTCCCCGCTCCGCCAGGACAGGAAGGGCTTGCGTCCCACGCCGAAGGGAATGGCTCAGACCGGTTTCGGCCCTTGCAAGGCGTTGTAGATCTTCTTCGCCAGGATTGCCGAAATCGGGACCGAAAGGACGAGACCGGCTGCGAAGGCGGATGCGATCTGCCAGCCTTCGCGCATGTCGAGCGACAGAACCGCGATCACCGCCGCACCGCCAACGGCGCTGGCGACGAGGATATAGAGAACTGCAGCGAGGCGAAGCATGATCGTTTTCCTTCGTGTTCATGTCTTTCTGTTGTGACAATAGGATCAACCCGGCAAGTTTCCTTGATCTGGCTCAAGTCTTTGCCTGAAATTGCTTAGACCAAAGGCGAAGCGCTTCACGTGCACCGTTAACACTGTTTTAAGCCTGTTCTTGCCGGGGCTGCACGCTTCCTCCAAGGTTCTGGCCTGACAGTGAAAGCCGTAAACGGAACGGACACATGCCTTCTCGACGCTCGGTCATGATCGGCCTTGGCGGGCTCTTTGCGACAGCGGGCCTGCCCGGCGGCCTGCGCCTTGCATCCGCCCAGACGCTTGCCATGGCGGAACTGCGCGGCGGCTTCGACGCGGCCGAAGCCGGGATCCTGCCGGGCACCGAAGACGACCAGAGCGCCAAGCTGCAGGATCTGATCGACCGAGCGGCGGCCATGGGCCAGCCGGTCTTCCTGCCGGCCGGCACCTATGAGGTCGCCAATCTCGAATTGCGCGATGGCAGCCGGATCGTCGGCGTGCCGGGACTGACGCGACTTGTCTATCGCGGCGACGGACATCTGATCGCAGCCCAGGACATCCGACGCCTCAGCCTGTCGGGCCTCACCTTCGATGGCGCCAATCGCTGGCTTGCCGATTATACCGAGGGGCTCCTCTCCTTCCGCAGTGTCGACGACGTGACGATCGAGGCTTGCGAGATCACCGGCAGCCGCAAATGCGGGATCTATCTGGCACGCTGCGGCGGCCGCATTGATACCACGCGCATCTCGGGCGCTACTGATGCCGGCATCTGGGCGATCGAAGGCAAGGCCTTCTCGATCCGCAACAACCAGATCTTCGACTGCGGCAATGGCGGCATCCTCGTGCATCGCTGGACGAAGGGCGAAGACGGCAGCGTCATTGCGGGCAACAGGGTGGCACGGATCGGCGCGACCAATGGCGGCACCGGGCAGTATGGCAACGGGATCAACGTCTTTCGCGCCGACAATGTGCTGGTGTCGCAAAACCATGTGTCGGACTGCGCCTTCTCGGCGATCCGGGCCAACTCTGCCTCCAACATCACGATCAGCGGCAACCAGGCCTTCCGGTCCGGCGAAACGGCCATCTATGCCGAATTCGAGTTCGAGGGCGCGCTGATATCCGGCAACATCATCGATGGCGCAGCGATCGGCATTTCGGTCGCCAATTTCGACCATGGCGGGCGCCTGTCCACCGTCAGCAACAACATCATCAGGCGGATCGTCAACAAGGGCCCCTATGTGCCGACGATCAGCAGCTTCGGCTTCGGCATCTCGGTCGAGGCCGACACGCTGGTCAGCGGCAATCTCGTCGAAGGCGCTGAGACGGCGGCGCTCGCGATCGGCTGGGGGCCCTATCTGCGCAATGTCATCGTCAGTGACAACATCCTGCGCGACAGCCCGGAAGGCATACGGGTGAGCGTGGTCGAGGGCGCCGGCCAAACTGTGATCCGCGGCAATATCGTCGAGGGTGCGGATAAGGGCGCGATCCTCGGATATCGCTGGAAGGAGCGCGTCGGCGACAAGCTTTCGGATGGAGAGACCGACTACAGGCATCTCAGTATCGCAGATAATGCGCGCATTACGCGGTGACACGATCAAGGCCATGCTTGTGCGTTAACCAAGTGGAAACCAACACCGGTATTTTCGGGTAGTCGTAATCTCTGTTTAAGGTCGCGCTGATCTAATCGCCGACGACCCTAATGCAGCGAAGCCCATGTTCCTGAAACTGCAGAACACCATTCTCGAGATGATCGCGACGGGGCATCCCCTGGCGGAGACGGTCGATAGACTCTGCCGCGAGGTGGAAGCGATCAGCGACGATGTCGTCTGCTCGGTGCTGCTGCTCGACGACGAGCGGCGGCTGAGGCATCTTGCCGGTCCATCGCTGCCGCTCGAATACACCTCCGCCATCGATGGCACCGCGATCGGACCCGGCGTCGGCTCCTGCGGGACCGCCGCGCATTTCGGCGAGCCGGTTCTGGTCGAGGATATCGACACACATCCCTACTGGCAGCCCTACAAAGGCCTGGCTTTGCCGAACGGCCTGAGGGCCTGCTGGTCTACACCGATCATCGGCGCCGGAAAGGTGCTCGGCACCTTCGCCTTCTACTACCGTGTCACGCGCGGTCCCTCGGATGCAGAAAAGGCGGCCGTCGAAGCCTGCGTGCATCTCTGCGCCATCGCCATAGAGCGCGACCAGCGGATCGCCGAGCGACGCAAGCTCGCTGAAACCGACAACCTGACCGGCCTGCCCAACCGCAGCCGCTTCAACGAGACGATCGATGACGTGTCGCGCCGCGGCCAGGACTGGGCGCTGATGCTGATCGACCTCGACAATCTGAAAATGGTCAACGACACCTTCGGCCACAGCGCCGGCGATGACCTGATCCGGATCGTGGCGCATCGCTTGCAGGATCGCGCTCCCGCAGAGATGACCTTCCGCCTCGGAGGTGACGAGTTTGCCGTGATCGTGCCTTGTCTGGAGGCAACGGACCCGACAGAACTCGCCGAAGCGTTGATCCAGCGGATCAAGGAGCCGGCCGACTGCGCTGGGCACCTGATCTATCCTGCCGCCACACTCGGCGGCGCAAAGGCCGGCCTGGAGCGCAGCCCGCAACAGGTGCGCCAGAACGCCGACTACGCGCTCTATCACGCCAAGGAACGGGCACGCGGGCGCTATCTCGAATATGCACCGGGTCTCGGCACTTCCATCGTCAAGCGCTTCCGCGCCGTGCAGGAGGTGGATCGGGCGCTGCGCGAGGACCGCATCGACGCCCATTACCAGCCGATCGTCGAACTCGCCACCGGGCGGATCATGGGATTTGAGTCGCTCTGCCGGATGAAGATGGCCGATGGCAGCATCGTCGCTGCCGCCCATTTTCAGGAGGCGATGAAGGATGCGCATGTGGCGATCGAGATCACCGAGCGCATGCTGGAGCGCATTGCGGCGGCTTGCAACGAATGGCAGCGAGACGGGCTGCAATTCTCGCGTATCGGTCTCAACCTGTCCGCCGCCGATTTCCACCGTGGTGGACTGACGCAGCGGATCGTCGATGCGGTGAGCCGCGTCGGCCTGCAGCCCAGCTCGATCGTCGCCGAGGTCACCGAATCCGTCTATCTCGCCCAGAAGGACAACGTGATTGCCGAAGAGATCCGCGCCATGCGCGAGGCCGGCATCAAGGTGGCGCTCGACGATTTCGGCACCGGTTTTGCGTCGCTCACCCATCTGCTGACGGTCCCGGTCGATGTCATCAAGATCGACAAGTGCTTCGTTCGCCGCCTGGCCGACGCCGGAAGCGGATCGGTGATCACCAAAGGGTTGCTCGACATCGCACGAGGGCTCGGCATCTGGGTGATTGCAGAGGGCATCGAAGAAGAGGGCCAGGCCGAGCATCTGTTGTCGCTCGATTGCAAGGCAGGCCAGGGCTATTATTTCTCGCGTCCCATGGATCGCGACAGCGTGCGGGAGATGCTTGAAGTCAGCCAGTTCCATCCGGACTGGTCACGCATTCTCCTGGAACGCGAACGGCAATTTCTTCCCAAGGTCGGTTGAGAGACCGGCGGCCACGGCCGCCCGTCCCTGCAACCTCTCTCCGCTTCAGTTCCGTGCGGTCTGGCGACTGCCGACCCAGCGGATCAGTTCGCGCGCCTCCGGTGGCGGGCGCTTTTCGACCCTACGATAGAGGCGGCAATCGCGGGTGCGGGTGAGAAGCCCCATATTGACCAGTTCCCGGCGGATCAGCACGTGATCGCCAAAGCCGTTGTGGCGCATCAGCACCGCATTGACCGCCTTTTCCGGCATGTCCTCGCCCGCGGGCAGGAAGGACCAGAGCACCCAGAGCGCCAGTTGCTGCTGGTTGAGCTTGCCCGGCCAACGGACGAGGATGTCGGTTCCGGCGAAGCAGCGGGCGGTGAGTTCGACGCGGCGGAAATCCACGGCGGGCTCTGCTTCGACCACCACTGGATGGGCCAGACGATCTTCGGCCGCGCGGCTTGCCTTGAAATGCTGGTAGTTGCGAAAGCCGACGGCGCGGGTCAGCATGTTCAGGAGCTCGACATGGCCGGGCAAGTCTGCCCGCGCTTCAAGTTCGCGTTTCAGGTTTTTGGCAAGCGCCGACAGATCGGGGGCTGCGAAGGCATGTGTTGTCTTCGACATCTCATTTCTCCTGGTCGTGCCCGGTCTTTGAAAGGACCACATGGCCGGTGGTCACCGACTTCCGACGGGGCACGGGAAAACGAGCTTCGTCGATCAGAAGAAAGGCAGGTTTAGCTCCCCTTGTCGGGGCGGTGACGCCTGGGTGAACTGCAGACCCTGGAGGCTCAGCAATAAACGCAGCTCGGGCATGCTGTCAATTGCGGCGACGATCAGCAAAATTCATCGATCCCATCAGCGCGAACGGCTTTTCCAGAGCCCATCGGCGCGATAGCCTCCGGCCCACCAATCAAGGAGACCGGCATGCTGAAGATCTATGGCGTCTACAAGTCGCGCGCGACGCGCATCCTCTGGCTCGTGGAAGAGCTCGGCATACCCTTCGAGCTGGTGCCGGTCATCCAGGCTTACAAGCTCAAGGATCCGACGGCGTCGGATGCGCGGCTCAATACGCGGTCGCCGGAATTCCTCGCTGTGAACCCGATGGGCAGCATTCCGACCATCGAGGATGACGGGCTGGTCTTGAACGAGTCGCTGGCCCAGACGCTTTATGTGGCGAAGAAGCAGGGCGGCACGATTGCGCCGCGCGATCTCAACGAAGAAGCGCAGATGCTGCAATGGTCGCTGTTTGCAGCAACCTCGATCGAAACGGATGCACTCAAGATCTCCATGGCCAATGCCAGCGGCAAGCTGGCTTCGGCAGAGGGACAGGCGGAAGCGGCCGAGGTCGCCAAGATGCTCGCGCGGCCGTTCGGCGTGCTTGAGGCACATTTCTCGCACAATGATTATACGGTCGGCGGACGTTTTACCGTTGCCGATATCAACCTGGCCGAGGTCGTTCGCTACGCTCAGGCCTATCAGCCCATCTTCGAAGCGCATCCGAAGACCGCCGAATGGCTGGCACGCATCCAGTCGCGGCCGGGCTTCAAGGCGATGTGGGAGAAGCGGCTGGCCGAGGTGGAGTAACTACTCTGGTCCCTATCGATTAGCCCGTGCAAAGGGACGCACCAGCACCCAATAACCCGTGTGGCGGTGGACCAGCCCAGTGACCACCACCAGCCGGATGAGCTGCACGAGGACCATGGCGGCGGCAGCGCCGGTGATCCCGTAGAGGGGGACCAGCAGCAGCATCAGGCCGAGGCAGGCTGCGACCGAAATGGAGACGATGGCAAGGCTCAGGCGATAGCGGCCCTGGACCACGAGAAGTTCAGCTGCCTGGCCGGTAGCGGCGCGGACGATATAGGCAAGCCCCAAAAGGACAAGACAGGGATAGGCGGAGACGAAGGCCTCTCCGAAAAGGTGCAGCAGCGGATAGCCGGCGGCAAGCGTCAGCGCCACCGAGGGGATGGTGAGCCAGAAGGTGGCATTGGTCGAGCGGGTGATGCGGGCCTGTAGCCCTGCCCTGTCGGCAGAGGCGAGCGAGAGTGAAAAGCCACGCGCTGCGACCAGCATGAAGCCATATTGCACGAAGGCGGCGAGCGAGAGCGAACGCTGGGCGGCGAAATAGAGCGAGGCCTGATCAGGGCTTACCAGAAAGCCGAGGATGAGCACGTCGATCCAGACGAAGAGCTCCTCCGCCGTCATTGCCGGCATCATCAGCACCGAAGCGAGCAGCCAGAAGCGGCGGCGCTCCGGTGTCGTTGCGGTGGGCGCGGCTTTCTTCGGGAGGCGGGCGCGCAGGAGGAGTGCCTGGACGATGAGGACGACGATCGAGGAGAGCACGACGAGAGCAAGGACGGTTACCGCATCGAGGGGCAGGCCCGAAAGCCTCGCCAGACCGACACCGGTCATGACCAATACGGGCCGCAGGATGAAACCCGGCACGGTCGAGAGCGCATACCAGCCGAAGCCGCGGGCAACACCCGTCACATAGGTTTCGAGCGACAGGACGGGGAAGCCGAGGGCCAGCACGCCGATCGGCAGCAGGAAGGCCGGATCGACGAGGCCCGGCAGGACAAGCAGGAAGGCAATGGCAAGAGCCGCCAGCAGGCCGGATCCAAGGATGACGGCGCGGAAGCCGGTCGCGAGATAGCCCGTCAGATGCGCGTGTTTTTCGCGCCGGCCATAGCGGGGAATGAAGCGGGCGGCGGAATCGTAGAAGCCGAGCACGCCGATCTGTCCAACGACGCTGACCCAGGTCCAGAGGATGACATAGACGCCGTAGTCCTCGAGCGCCATCAGCCGGGCGAGCAGGATCTGCAGGCCGAGCCCGACAAAGGCGGCAGCGATGCGGACGGAAATGCTGACAAGCGCCCCGCGCAGGCCGGGGTCACGCACCGCCTGCTGCAGCCTGGCGACAAACCGGGCGATCATGGGATGCAGCACAGGACCAGGACCATGCTGCCGCCATGGCGCCCAAGGAGGCGCTGGACCGCGTCGACCGCGGACAGGAGGCGGGCTCGAATTTGCGCCCCGAAGCGATGGTAGATAGACCGGACATGCGGGCGAAGGCCTGCCATCCAATGATGGCAATAGAGCCGGCCGAGGCTGGTCAAGGGAACATAGAAGGCCGTCAGCGGCTCCGTGGCGTTGGTCCAGCTCGACTTGTAGGCGGAGGGATCATTGAGAAAATCGAAGCGGCGGATCCCGGTTTCGATCGCCCAGCGCTGGGCGCTCTCCATCTGCACCTTGCCCGGCGAGTGTTTCTGATAGGCAAGATCGATGGCGCCGAGGAAGCAGTAATAGTCATCGCGGAAGCGCATGCCGATTTCCATGGCGATCGGGCTGCCGTCGAGCGTCAGCGCATGCAGGTAGACGCCGTCATCGCCCTCGTTCGCCCTGGTGCCGAGATCGCGGAGGAAGGCGGCAAAACGTGGATCAAACACGTCGCGCCCGAGGCGGCCGGTGTCTCTCAACCAGGCCTGTTTGAGGGCAATGCAGCGATCGACGTTGTCAGCGTAACCTGCACTTCCTGCCGGATAGACGCGATAATCGAGGGCGCCCAGCTTTTCCAATCGGTTGCGGCGGCTGTTGCGCTGCAGGCGCTGTTTCTTCGGCAAGGCGCGGTGATGGCTTTCCCAGTCAGTGATAGCAGAGAGATCGAGGATGGAGGATTGCTGACCGTCTTCGGGGCTTACGCCCTGGCCTTGCAGAATATCTGCGAGCAGGGCTGATTGTGGTACATGGTCGAGGCAGACGGCATCGAGCCCACGATCCCTGCGGATCTCATCGAGGACTGCGCGACCAGCGTCACGATCAAAACGAGCGGGATCGTAAAGCAGCGTCGAATACTGGTTCATCGGTGCCGTCAGCGGAACGAGAAGCGTGATCGCCGGACTGATGCGGCGGGTCATCATCGGCCAGATCATCACGCAATCGGCGCCATCCCACAGTACATAGACCCGGGCGCGCACATCCGTCTTTTCCGGCGCGAGGAAAACCCTGCACCAGGACAAACACCAGTCGAAGCTCTGGAAATAACCGAAAGGCTCCGGGCAGCGCGTTTCAAGCCCCTGCCAGACATCCCTCAATGCTTCGAGTTCATTGAGCGTTTCGAGGCATTCGAGCTCCAGGTGGCGGCCATGGCGCACGAGCGGAATGGCCCAGCTACGGCCGGCGCTGGCCACGGCGACGCGGTCTCGCCCTCTGATCGCAACAGTCATGAAACTCGGCCTCGTCGTTTGCCCACGATGGGTCGTGGCCGCAGTCTAGACCGACAAGGGTTAAACCTCCCTTGAAGCAGGTGACCCCGACGGGACCGCCCGGCAAGGGCGCTCGAGGCTCAGGCGAACAGGACGTCCGTCGTGCGGATCGCGCCGACCGGCATGCCATTCCAGTTCGACATGCCGTGATGGGCAAGCGTCATCAGGGCCGCCCGCTCTTCGCTATCGGCGTCGAAATGGCGGGCAAGTAGGGCTGCGATCATCGCTTCTGCGGCGCGGGTTGCGCCATCCTCGGCCTTGACGGCGAAGGAAAGGCCCTTGTCCGGGAGAAGCGCGCAGAAGACGCCCTCGGCGCCGGTCTTGGCGAAGATCCTGCCCGGTGCGACCTGCATCAGCTTGGTGCAGAAACGCTTGGTGCCGGCGACGTAGAAAGGTTCTGCCATGCAGGCATTGATCAGGCGGCGGGCGGCAGCGGCGCGCAAGGGTTCCAGGCCCTTGCCGGTGACCAGCTTGCCGAAGCCGCGCGCAAGGCCCGTGAGCGGCACGGCATAGGTCGGGATCGAGCAGCCGTCGGTGCCGCAATTGTCTCTTGAGAGCACGGCCCCGGTCAGATCCGTCATGATGGCGCGGATCGCCTCCTGCAGCGGGTGGTCGAAGCCGGCATAGCCGCGCGGGTCCTCGCCGGTGTGGCAGCATGTGCAGACGAAGCCGGAATGTTTGCCGGAGCAGTTGTTGTGGAGGGCGGTCGGCTTATCCAGCGTGCGGGCCTGATCGATCAGTACGTGTTGGTGCGAGGACCAGTGGGCGCCGCATTCGAGCACGCTTTCGTCCCTGCCGGCGGCCTTCAGCATGAAGGCTGCGGTTGCGACATGTTCCGGTTCGCCCGAATGGGAGGCGCAGGCGAGTGCGAGTTCGCGGTTTCCGAAGCCATAGGCATCCGCCGCACCGCTTTCGACCAGCGGCAGGGCCTGCATGGCCTTGCAGGCGGAACGCGGGAAAACACCGGAATCGACATCGCCGGCGGAAAAGACGATCGCGCCCTCCGCATCGATCACGACGGCCATGCCGCGATGGCGGCTCTCGACGAGTTGACCGCGCGTGACCTCGACCGTGATTGGATTTTCCATGACGTGCCTCAAAATGCCAATATTCCCTGATGCTTCTTAAAGCATGCATCGTCCTGCTGTTCGAGGTCCGGATTGAAATTTCTGCTGCGCATCGTTTCCGTCATCCTGCTTGTTTTCGTCCTGCCGACGCTGGTTTCGGCCGGGCTTTGGGCGACACGCGACCATCCGGAAGGCTGGAGTTCGGCACGATGGAGCTCGTCCGGGCTGCTGCCGACGGCCGAAGAAAGTCCGGAAGCGGCGATCTACATATTCTCGGCGATGACCGGGGGACTGAAGGGCGCGATCGCCAGCCATGCCTGGATCGTCACCAAGAACGAAAACGGCGACTATCAGCGCTATGACAAGGTGGGCTGGGGCTCACCGATCCGCCGGAACCACCGGGCACCCGATGCCTTCTGGTATTCCAACCCGCCGCGGCTCGTGGCGGAGGTGAAGGGCGAGGAGGCCAAGCGGCTGATTCCGATGGTGGAGGCGGCGATTGCCGGCTATCAATATGGCCAGCCGGGCGGCTACCGGATCTATCCGGGGCCGAACTCCAACACTTTCGTCGCGCATGTGTTGCGTGAAGTGCCGGAGCTGGGAGCAGTGCTTCCGGCCGATGCGGTCGGCCGCGACTATCTGCCTGATGGCGCCTTCTACCATCTCGACAAGGATGGCCGCGACCTGCACTTAAGCCTCGGCGGCTTTGCCGGGCTGTCGGTCGGGGTGCGCAGCGGGCTGGAGGTGAATTTCCTCGGCCTCGTGGCCGGCATCGATGTCGCGCGGCCGGGCATCAAGGTTCCGGGCTTCGGGACTGTGGGGCTTTGAGCGCCCTGCCCTTACAACAAATCCCCTGAATCAAAAGAGCCACCCGCGAGGGTGGCTCCCATGAGTTTTAGTCCTTTGTCTGGACCCGGACGGGGAAACCGCCCGAAGGAAGGCTGGATCAGGCCGAGGGCTGCCCCGTCAAAACCGCACCCTTTCCAAAGTCACACACGCAGACCGAAATCTCATTAGACATTGGATCACCTTCCTTTCGTTACGTTGCCGATGACTTGAAGGTAGGGCGGAGAAATGGATTCGACAAGGCACGTTATGTGACGTTTTGTTTGGATAATTGTGTTGCATTGCAGCGGAGTGCGATCATAATTCGCGCGCCGGCGGTTCGATCACTCGCTCTTGTGCAAGGGGCGTCAGGAACAGGCGCTCATAGCTGGTAAACGGTGGGGACTTGCCGAACCTTTGGTTGGCAGCCAAGCCATCCGGATCTTGCGCAACCTTTTGACGGTACTTCAAGTAGGATTGCTCATCTGGAAAGGTGAAGATCGCGACCACTGTGTTGGCCTCGCCATCTTGACCGGTCCCAAGAAAGCTCATCTGGGCATCGTCAGGCCTTTTCCGGGGCATGAAGTAGCCAAGGTGGTGACCTCCATGGCGCTCGATGAGTCCAACCCAGATCCTTGCATATTCTTCGAAATCTGCGATCCGGCCGGGGTCCAGCCGATAACGAATCTCACATGTGATTGGACGTCTCAGCATGGGACCTCTCGTCGGTGTCTTGGCGGTTCGCCACTGTTGGTGCAACGCCTTGCCATGGCGCAATTCGTGTTGACCGCCCAGCCTCCGGCAGCGACACTCCTGCCTGCAATGGGAGGAGCATATCATGGACGAATCCATCCGCTGGCGAAACATGCGCTCGGCGCCGCGCGACGGCAGCCGCATTCTCGTGACCATCCGCGCATCCGAACAGGGGCCTGGCGCCGTCGATCTCGTCTACTGGTCGAAGGGCGACCGGTTCGGGGCGGACGGCTGGCGGTCCTCCGACTCGACGCCGGGACTGATCGTTGCCTATGCGGAGCCGGAGCTCAAATGCTGGATGCCGCTGCCGGGGGTCAACATGGATGCCATGGTCCGTCCGCCGGCCTGGGAAGGCGAGGACGAAAAGGAGCTGGATGGCTCGGGGATCTGAGCCTCAGCGCCTCAGTCGAATATCTTGGCGATGGCGGCCTGTTCGGCCTTCTCCCAACGAGCCACGACATCTGCGACCTTGTCGATCTCCTTGTCGGTCAGGTGATGGGCGCCGTCCTTGGTGATGCGGCACAGGCTGAATGGCTTGCCGACGCTGGCGGAGGTGAGGTCGAGCGACTGCAACACGCGCAACACCGCCGCACAGCCGACATCGACAGAGCGCTTGCCGAGGCTAAAATGCGAGAGCAGCGAGCCCGCCTGCTGGGCCATGGCCGCCCCACTGCCGATCGCGTGGAAACCAATATCTGCATAATGTCCGATCATGCCCGACGGGGTGATTTCGATGATCCACGGCTCACCATCCCGCCATCCGGCCGCCATGACATAGGCCGAGGGCGTGCCGCCGCCTTCCTCGCCGGGCACGTCGAGAATGAAGGTGTCGTAGTGATGGCGAAGGATCGGCAGGACCTGGCTCTGCAGGGCACGGCCGATGTCCGGCGCCTCGAGGATCGCCGCACTGTTTTCGTTGAAGCTGCGCTCTACGTCTGTCAGCACCGAGCGGGCGCCGCTGCCGGCCCAGGCGGCGTCGGTGCCGAGAGGGTGAAGCTTCTGGGCCGGATAGGTCATACCGCGCCCCTTGTCGGTGATCTGGGAATCCGATCCCATGACCACGCCATCTTCACACACGGTGGCAAGCACGACAGTCATGTTGCAGTCCTTTCAATTTCAGCGTCTCCGACGCCCGACTAGCCACCTCTCAGCGGCCGCGATAGATCGTCGTCTCGACGTTCAGAACAATGTGGGGGAACACATCATCCGCTTCTCCTAGACGCCTTCGGCCCTCAAGCCGTTCCAATCAGGCCCCGCTTTTCGCCTCCACCGGCGCAGACTTGGCCGGGCATGGCCTGCACAGACGGCCTGCCCAGAGAGGGGCTTTTCGCGCTAAGCTCCGACCAGCCAAAGATTCTCGAGGGAGGAAACATTGAGCCGCGATATCATTCTGGTCGATCCATTGCCGAGGACACTCGACCTGATCATGGAACCGTCCGTCCGGGCACGGCTCGAGGCGCTGGGCGAGGTGATCGTGTCAGAGGATCGCCCAATGCCGGCCGAAGACGTAGAGCGGTATCTTGCCGATACCGTCTTGATCTTCGGCCAGACCGACATGCCGAGAGAGCGTCTGGACAGGGCGCCGAGGCTGAAGGCGATCATCAATGTCGAATCGAATTTCCTGCCCAACATCGACTATCAGGCCTGTGTCGAACGCGGGATCTGGGTGATCACGCCGGCCTCGGCCTTTGCCTCGCCGGTGGCGGAGGCAGCACTTGCCATGGCGCTCGATCTCGCCCGCGGGATCACGGCGGCGGATCGTGATTTTCGCCAGGGCGTCGAGCGCTATGGGCTGGAGGGCAACGCGCACACCTTCCGTTTTGCCGGCGCACCCGTCGGGATCATAGGCTTTGGCGATCTCGGCCATGCATTTCGTGACCTGATCCGCCCGTTCAAGAACAGGGTTCGCGTCTTCGATCCCTGGCTTCCCCGGGAGATCATCGAAGGCCAGGATTGCGAACCGTCGACGCTCGACGAGGTGCTCAGCGAAAGCCAGGTGGTCTTCGTGTTTGCGAGCGTCACCAGCGAGAATGAAGGCTTCATCGGCAGCAGAGAATTCGCGATGATGAAGCCGGGGGCCGCCTTCCTGCTGATGAGCAGGGCTGCCGTCGTCGACTTTCCGGCGATGATCGAAGCGGCGCAATCCGGCCATATCAAGGTGGCAACGGACGTCTTTCCGGAGGAGCCTGTTGCGGCCGACGATCCCGTGCGCCAGGCGGCGGGCATTCTCTTATCTGCCCACAGAACCGGCGGCACGCGGGACGCCTTCTATGCGCTGGGGTCGATGGCCGTTGCCGATGCCGAACTGATCATGAAGGGCCTGCCGCCCCGCCTCTGCCGCCGCGCCGACCCGGCAACGGCCAGCCGGCTGCGGTCGAAGCCGGTGACGGTGTCGTGATGGTGGGGTCGGCATTGAATGGGTAGCCGGCATCCGGTCCAAAGGTCATCGCGTATCGAGATATCAGATTTTACCGTCCGGCCTGACCGAATGTTAAGCTCCCCTGCCTCAAGATCCTGGTCGTTGTGTGCCCCTTGCGGGTTCAAACATGTCCGTGAGGGATTTGACGTGCGTGACAGAGAGA
Encoded here:
- a CDS encoding hydroxyacid dehydrogenase, encoding MSRDIILVDPLPRTLDLIMEPSVRARLEALGEVIVSEDRPMPAEDVERYLADTVLIFGQTDMPRERLDRAPRLKAIINVESNFLPNIDYQACVERGIWVITPASAFASPVAEAALAMALDLARGITAADRDFRQGVERYGLEGNAHTFRFAGAPVGIIGFGDLGHAFRDLIRPFKNRVRVFDPWLPREIIEGQDCEPSTLDEVLSESQVVFVFASVTSENEGFIGSREFAMMKPGAAFLLMSRAAVVDFPAMIEAAQSGHIKVATDVFPEEPVAADDPVRQAAGILLSAHRTGGTRDAFYALGSMAVADAELIMKGLPPRLCRRADPATASRLRSKPVTVS
- a CDS encoding asparaginase, whose translation is MENPITVEVTRGQLVESRHRGMAVVIDAEGAIVFSAGDVDSGVFPRSACKAMQALPLVESGAADAYGFGNRELALACASHSGEPEHVATAAFMLKAAGRDESVLECGAHWSSHQHVLIDQARTLDKPTALHNNCSGKHSGFVCTCCHTGEDPRGYAGFDHPLQEAIRAIMTDLTGAVLSRDNCGTDGCSIPTYAVPLTGLARGFGKLVTGKGLEPLRAAAARRLINACMAEPFYVAGTKRFCTKLMQVAPGRIFAKTGAEGVFCALLPDKGLSFAVKAEDGATRAAEAMIAALLARHFDADSEERAALMTLAHHGMSNWNGMPVGAIRTTDVLFA
- a CDS encoding DUF3750 domain-containing protein; its protein translation is MKFLLRIVSVILLVFVLPTLVSAGLWATRDHPEGWSSARWSSSGLLPTAEESPEAAIYIFSAMTGGLKGAIASHAWIVTKNENGDYQRYDKVGWGSPIRRNHRAPDAFWYSNPPRLVAEVKGEEAKRLIPMVEAAIAGYQYGQPGGYRIYPGPNSNTFVAHVLREVPELGAVLPADAVGRDYLPDGAFYHLDKDGRDLHLSLGGFAGLSVGVRSGLEVNFLGLVAGIDVARPGIKVPGFGTVGL
- a CDS encoding NIPSNAP family protein, whose translation is MLRRPITCEIRYRLDPGRIADFEEYARIWVGLIERHGGHHLGYFMPRKRPDDAQMSFLGTGQDGEANTVVAIFTFPDEQSYLKYRQKVAQDPDGLAANQRFGKSPPFTSYERLFLTPLAQERVIEPPAREL
- a CDS encoding proteasome protein, producing MTVVLATVCEDGVVMGSDSQITDKGRGMTYPAQKLHPLGTDAAWAGSGARSVLTDVERSFNENSAAILEAPDIGRALQSQVLPILRHHYDTFILDVPGEEGGGTPSAYVMAAGWRDGEPWIIEITPSGMIGHYADIGFHAIGSGAAMAQQAGSLLSHFSLGKRSVDVGCAAVLRVLQSLDLTSASVGKPFSLCRITKDGAHHLTDKEIDKVADVVARWEKAEQAAIAKIFD
- a CDS encoding GNAT family N-acetyltransferase; this translates as MTVAIRGRDRVAVASAGRSWAIPLVRHGRHLELECLETLNELEALRDVWQGLETRCPEPFGYFQSFDWCLSWCRVFLAPEKTDVRARVYVLWDGADCVMIWPMMTRRISPAITLLVPLTAPMNQYSTLLYDPARFDRDAGRAVLDEIRRDRGLDAVCLDHVPQSALLADILQGQGVSPEDGQQSSILDLSAITDWESHHRALPKKQRLQRNSRRNRLEKLGALDYRVYPAGSAGYADNVDRCIALKQAWLRDTGRLGRDVFDPRFAAFLRDLGTRANEGDDGVYLHALTLDGSPIAMEIGMRFRDDYYCFLGAIDLAYQKHSPGKVQMESAQRWAIETGIRRFDFLNDPSAYKSSWTNATEPLTAFYVPLTSLGRLYCHHWMAGLRPHVRSIYHRFGAQIRARLLSAVDAVQRLLGRHGGSMVLVLCCIP